From Dromaius novaehollandiae isolate bDroNov1 chromosome 15, bDroNov1.hap1, whole genome shotgun sequence, a single genomic window includes:
- the PROB1 gene encoding proline-rich basic protein 1 yields MISCGKSKPGPLCCTGQAAEPPSCDSKGLCGTCERPCSVTEEDSQLLGLSRDDLPKSMSDSSVSSYHSALCSEGTETFRDCLEFLEEEREDRWAPGDPAASPAGTPGSGDGSRPREEKTQQVQLSVTAKNSTAAGHGGRMGPGRGERQPAASEYSDQPSPFSAEAPGVMFCNAHKARKSGRAPGAGKVACAQRGTLSDSDEADNEVQKLTARSFRSLSGPHGSYLDMFSSHTSSSLSNSLSEDSGAMKRWPTCGEPQGELLSSLPGKEQFECVDVELESSDAKKGHCKKRTVPKRQIQLKRKERKEAGFFPWGDCSAHQPLPPPRKEPLVKGRAISDEFRINYKQFMKTASLDDAYSKTRMASCLVKNVLAKKMQYEQRIKMEQSALRGSSTSSGPSSVGTDLAGDGLEGKSSSLSKSDCSYSAEDVLGHPGGERPATTRPAKGVVLDEQTRESVCKLKTTFNELNERMRYQEVMQCQWLPAVVAGPTEELPGGGREPTAERQDYRRARALFEAQQGTRKALDAAPKFQKPQKPWPSLKQRAIRLSKPKMIPFEPKGLGIPEAAPRSVFTTRTQEVKLVPQSWREEKLPAGGSEGCPTVDGAPQGALPVPHRPPPTCSPEGSPQPGNKGKGQIPQPRDVRKLVKNTYSLCFKPAGTPAPTPQGRSASGPSPSAAEPTSASPLFIHCTSVCRREPVPAMSRARKKSPQQPEDGDVLTVPGREPAEARADGPAKPPESQRSVARDSPMHITKIQSTRRIAGGQEGLPGRGGAPPARRERSELTLPPVARAAPHLESHLHVQVSPPSERALGPPAGASPAPWGAAPRQDDASAQAAPSSIASSTVLLTEKTILFPPPASATEEAEGHHDGATSAKGPNPLLQQLLSSEGGFGPPGASPGASGVSELGPPPGGSTHLQPMKPAAISAPKPFTKEHLVSSMGPREAEREKPDVVKQLGSWVVSAGTSVSPDSVSPTATFRAREVSEEAGVPKGPSVTPAPLVGRLPERRENWEHLTKQPGANEQYFTATPVENTNYLTIPVKAPKSTPAPKLPSVPNLASASFGTPLVPSRAGTSFGHPSASNLASTSFGNPLVASPASTSFGTPLGSHPAGTSFGHPSASKLASASFGSPLVPNPPSTSLGSLLVPKPSSMSFGTPLVPNPSSTSFGSPLVTNPVPTSLGHPSVSNPVSSSFRSPLVPNPATASFGSPLVSSPASPPSVGGASLPPGGEAPGSKPSPEPQAPEGQATAEQPGAQPQPRLDDAPHFPRRTDGASTSSKSTPSPTRAFAPHLSTHRKMLVDPDSGKCYYMEPPRQPQLKTLYDPETGQYLEVLIPPVPLAAHAGLYQASFNPLLMTPGVYGPPYVPYAGFPGLPAPLSPAATSPAHPDLQSQPLLAENTAFPAAFSPAPKGEGPPAAAGPDCGYLDSLYYIPTGMRASPGPGQPSASGSPAGPEKGPLLRM; encoded by the exons ATGATCTCCTGCGGGAAGAGCAAGCCGGGGCCGCTCTGCTGCACGGGCCAGGCTGCCGAGCCCCCCAGCTGCGACAGCAAGGGGCTCTGCGGCACCTGTGAGCGCCCCTGCTCCGTCACCGAGGAGGACAGCCAGCTCCTCGGGCTCTCCAGGGACGACCTCCCCAAGAGCATGTCCGACTCCTCCGTCTCCTCCTACCACTCTGCCCTGTGCTCCGAGGGGACGGAGACCTTCCGCGACTGCCTGGAGTTtctggaagaggagagagagg ACCGCTGGGCTCCGGGCGATCCTGCCGCCAGCCCGGCTGGCACTCCCGGTAGTGGGGACGGCAGCCGCCCGCGGGAGGAGAAGACCCAACAGGTTCAGCTGTCAGTCACGGCTAAGAATAGCACGGCTGCCGGGCACGGGGGCAGGATGGGTCCCGGCCGAGGGGAACGGCAGCCCGCCGCCTCGGAGTACTCGGATCAGCCGTCACCATTCAGCGCGGAGGCACCCGGGGTGATGTTCTGCAACGCgcacaaagcaagaaagagtGGCCGGGCCCCTGGGGCCGGCAAGGTGGCATGCGCCCAGCGCGGCACCCTCAGCGACTCGGACGAGGCTGACAACGAGGTGCAGAAGCTCACAGCACGGTCCTTCCGGAGCCTCTCGGGCCCCCACGGCAGCTACCTTGACATGTTCAGCTCGCACACCTCCTCCAGCCTCTCCAACTCCCTGTCGGAGGACAGCGGCGCCATGAAGCGGTGGCCGACGTGCGGCGAGCCGCAGGGA GAGCTCCTCAGCAGCTTGCCGGGCAAGGAGCAGTTCGAGTGCGTCGACGTGGAGTTGGAGAGCAGTGACGCTAAGAAGGGCCACTGCAAAAAAAGGACTGTCCCCAAGCGCCAGATCCAGCtcaagaggaaagagaggaaggaggcgGGTTTCTTCCCCTGGGGCGACTGCTCGGCTCACCAGCCCCTGCCGCCACCCCGAAAGGAGCCCCTGGTGAAGGGCAGGGCCATCAGCGACGAGTTCAGGATAAACTACAAGCAGTTCATGAAGACGGCCTCACTGGACGACGCCTACAGCAAAACCAGGATGGCCTCTTGCCTGGTCAAAAACGTGCTGGCCAAAAAAATGCAGTACGAGCAGAGGATTAAGATGGAGCAGAGCGCGCTGCGGGGCAGCTCAACTTCGTCGGGACCCTCGTCCGTGGGCACTGACCTGGCAGGCGATGGCCTGGAGGGCAAGTCGAGCTCGCTCTCCAAGTCAGACTGCAGCTACTCGGCCGAGGACGTGCTGGGCCACCCGGGCGGCGAGCGGCCGGCGACTACCCGGCCCGCCAAGGGGGTGGTGCTCGACGAGCAGACCAGGGAAAGCGTCTGCAAGCTGAAGACCACTTTCAACGAGCTCAACGAGCGAatgaggtaccaggaggtgatgCAGTGCCAGTGGCTCCCCGCCGTGGTGGCCGGCCCCACCGAGGAGTTGCCTGGCGGTGGCAGGGAGCCCACGGCGGAGAGGCAGGACTACAGGCGAGCACGCGCCCTGTTCGAAGCACAGCAGGGCACCAGGAAGGCACTGGATGCTGCCCCAAAATTTCAGAAACCGCAAAAGCCGTGGCCCAGCTTGAAGCAGCGAGCCATCCGGCTGAGCAAGCCCAAAATGATCCCCTTCGAGCCGAAGGGCCTGGGGATCCCTGAGGCGGCACCCCGGAGCGTCTTCACCACCAGGACGCAGGAGGTGAAGCTGGTCCCGCAGAGCTGGCGGGAGGAGAAGCTGCCAGCGGGTGGCTCTGAGGGGTGCCCCACAGTGGACGGGGCGCCCCAGGGGGCCCTGCCGGTCCCCCAccggcccccccccacctgcTCCCCAGAGGGGTCCCCCCAGCCTGGAAATAAAGGGAAGGGGCAAATCCCTCAGCCCCGGGATGTCCGCAAGCTGGTGAAGAACACCTACAGCCTCTGCTTCAAGCCGGCAGGTACCCCGGCGCCCACCCCCCAAGGCAGGAGTGCCAGCGGCCCGAGTCCCTCAGCGGCGGAGCCCACCTCAGCCTCCCCCCTCTTCATACACTGCACTTCGGTCTGCCGCAGAGAGCCTGTGCCAGCGATGAGCCGCGCTCGTAAAAAAAGCCCACAACAGCCGGAGGACGGGGACGTGTTGACAGTTCCCGGCCGGGAGCCAGCCGAGGCACGTGCCGACGGCCCCGCAAAGCCTCCCGAAAGCCAGCGCTCGGTGGCGAGGGACTCCCCGATGCACATCACAAAAATCCAGTCCACACGGAGGATCGCCGGTGGGCAGGAGGGGTTGCCGGGCCGTGGCGGAGCCCCGCCGGCGCGCCGCGAGCGGAGCGAGCTGACCCTGCCGCCGGTGGCCAGGGCAGCCCCGCACCTGGAGTCTCACCTCCACGTCCAGGTGAGCCCGCCATCGGAACGGGCGCTCGGCCCCCCAGCAGGTGCCAGCCCGGCCCCGTGGGGTGCTGCGCCACGCCAGGATGATGCCTCAGCTcaggctgctcccagctccatAGCGAGCAGCACGGTTCTGCTGACGGAGAAGACCATCCTCTTCCCACCGCCAGCAAGTGCCACAGAGGAAGCCGAGGGACACCACGATGGCGCAACCTCAGCCAAAGGGCCCaacccactgctgcagcagctcctcagcaGCGAGGGCGGTTTTGGGCCACCTGGAGCCAGCCCGGGGGCCAGCGGGGTCTCCGAACTGGGACCACCCCCCGGAGGCAGCACACACCTGCAACCCATGAAACCAGCAGCAATAAGCGCCCCGAAGCCATTCACAAAGGAGCATCTCGTGAGCAGCATGGGTCCCCGGGAGGCCGAGCGGGAAAAGCCTGACGTGGTGAAGCAGCTGGGCAGCTGGGTGGTTTCAGCAGGGACCAGCGTGTCTCCGGACAGTGTCAGCCCCACCGCCACGTTTCGAGCGAGGGAAGTCAGTGAAGAGGCCGGGGTGCCCAAAGGTCCTTCTGTCACCCCAGCACCACTCGTTGGCAGGCTGCCGGAGCGGAGGGAGAACTGGGAGCATTTAACAAAGCAGCCGGGAGCCAATGAACAGTATTTTACAGCTACCCCAGTGGAGAATACAAACTACTTAACAATTCCTGTGaaagcccccaaatccaccccagCACCCAAGCTGCCTTCAGTCCCCAACCTGGCCAGTGCGTCCTTTGGGACCCCCTTGGTCCCCAGCCGAGCTGGCACATCCTTCGGGCACCCATCAGCCTCCAACCTGGCCAGCACTTCCTTTGGGAACCCCTTGGTCGCCAGCCCAGCCAGCACATCCTTCGGGACCCCCCTGGGCTCCCACCCAGCCGGCACATCCTTTGGGCACCCATCAGCCTCCAAACTGGCCAGCGCTTCCTTCGGATCTCCCTTGGTCCCCAACCCACCCAGCACATCCCTTGGGTCTCTCTTGGTGCCCAAACCATCCAGCATGTCCTTTGGGACCCCCTTGGTGCCCAATCCATCCAGTACATCCTTTGGGAGCCCCTTGGTCACAAACCCAGTCCCCACTTCCCTTGGGCACCCATCAGTCTCCAACCCAGTCAGCTCTTCATTCAGGTCCCCTTTGGTCCCCAACCCAGCCACTGCTTCCTTTGGGTCCCCCTTGGTCTCCAGCCCAGCCAGCCCTCCATCGGTGGGTGGTGCGTCCCTCCCACCTGGTGGGGAAGCCCCAGGGAGCAAACCCAGCCCTGAGCCGCAGGCCCCCGAAGGCCAGGCCACTGCAGAGCAACCgggggcccagccccagcctcgccTCGACGACGCTCCCCATTTCCCAAGGAGGACCGATGGTGCGTCGACGAGCAGTAAGAGCACACCAAGCCCTACCAGGGCCTTTGCTCCCCATCTATCCACACATCGAAAAATGCTTGTCGATCCTGACAGCGGGAAATGCTATTACATGGAGCCACCGAGGCAGCCCCAGCTGAAAACGCTCTACGACCCTGAGACAGGGCAGTACCTCGAGGTACTGATCCCACCAGTGCCCTTGGCAGCCCACGCTGGGCTCTACCAGGCTTCTTTCAACCCACTGCTCATGACACCGGGGGTCTACGGGCCACCCTATGTGCCCTACGCTGGCTTCCCGGGGCTCCCAGCACCCCTGTCGCCCGCCGCCACCTCCCCGGCACACCCCGACCTGCAGAGCCAGCCGTTGTTGGCCGAAAACACTGCCTTCCCCGCAGCCTTCAGCCCGGCTCCCAAGGGTGAGGGGCCCCCAGCTGCAGCGGGCCCCGACTGCGGCTACCTGGACAGCCTATATTACATCCCCACGGGGATGCgggccagccccggccccggccagcCCTCCGCCAGTggcagcccggccgggcccgAGAAGGGACCGCTGCTCCGGATGTGA
- the PAIP2 gene encoding polyadenylate-binding protein-interacting protein 2 — MKDPSRSSTSPSIINEDVIINGHSHEDDNPFAEYMWMENEEEFNRQIEEELWEEEFIERCFQEMLEEEEEHEWFIPARDLPQTMDQIQDQFNDLVISDSSSLEDLVVKSNLNPNAKEFVPGVKY, encoded by the exons ATGAAAGATCCAAGTCGCAGCAGTACTAGCCCAAGCATCATCAATGAAGATGTGATTATAAATGGTCATTCTCACGAAGATGACAATCCCTTTGCGGAGTACATGTGGATGGAAAACGAAGAGGAATTTAACAGGCAG ATTGAAGAGGAGTTGTGGGAAGAAGAATTTATTGAGCGCTGTTTCCAAGAGAtgctggaagaagaggaggagcacGAATGGTTTATTCCAGCCCGTGATCTCCCACAAACAATGGATCAAATCCAGGACCAGTTCAATGACCTTGTTATCAGTGACAGCTCATCACTGGAGGATCTGGTG GTCAAGAGTAATCTGAATCCAAACGCAAAGGAGTTTGTTCCTGGGGTGAAGTACTAA
- the SLC23A1 gene encoding solute carrier family 23 member 1 — MGTSSGDLLQPQNGDTAPDGTPAGPERPRGKEPPPLPARRGPATDTGRPGPGRKGFDMIYKIEDVPPWYLCVLLGFQHYLTCFSGTIAVPFLLAESMCVGKDQFAVSQLIGTIFTCVGITTLVQTTVGIRLPLFQASALAFLVPAKSILALEKWKCPPEEQIYGNWALPLNTSHIWQPRMREIQGAIIVSSLVEVAIGLLGLPGALLSYIGPLTVTPTVSLIGLSVFQAASERAGSHWGIAALSIFLIVLFAQYLRNVTLRLPGYCWGRGFVLLRVQIFKMFPIILAITVMWLLCYLLTRADIFPSQPEAYGYKARTDARGEILSVAPWFRVPYPCQWGLPTVTAAAVLGMFSATLAGIIESIGDYYSCARLAGAPAPPVHAINRGIFTEGISCIIAGLLGTGNGSTSSSPNIGVLGITKVGSRRVIQYGAGIMLVLGTIGKFTALFASLPDPILGGMFCTLFGMITAVGLSNLQFVDMNSSRNLFVLGFAMFFGLTLPNYLDSQPNAIDTGVPELDQILTVLLTTEMFVGGTIAFILDNTIPGTQEERGLVQWKAGAHSDSTTAASLKSYDFPFGMNVVRRIWWLKYVPICPGFRGFNLRTKRNCDSTENMQDNTDNLSVCTKV, encoded by the exons ATGGGGACCAGCTCGGGagacctgctgcagccccag AATGGCGACACGGCTCCCGACGGCACTCCGgccggccccgagcggccccgTGGGAAGGAGCCGCCGCCACTGCCGGCGCGCAGG GGCCCTGCGACAGACACCGGCCGCCCTGGGCCGGGCAGGAAGGGCTTCGATATGATCTACAAGATCGAGGACGTGCCCCCCTGGTACCTCTGCGTTCTGCTCGGCTTCCAG CACTACCTGACCTGCTTCAGCGGCACCATCGCCGTGCCCTTCCTGCTGGCCGAGAGCATGTGCGTGGGCAAGGACCAGTTCGCCGTGAGCCAGCTCATCGGCACCATCTTCACCTGTGTTGGCATCACCACACTGGTGCAGACCACCGTGGGCATCAG GCTGCCCCTGTTCCAGGCGAGCGCTCTGGCCTTCCTCGTCCCCGCCAAATCCATCCTGGCCCTGGAGAAGTGGAAGTGCCCGCCGGAGG AGCAGATCTATGGCAACTGGGCCTTGCCGCTGAACACCTCCCACATCTGGCAGCCGAGGATGAGAGAG ATCCAAGGAGCCATCATCGTGTCCAGCCTGGTGGAGGTGGCCATCGGGCTGCTGGGGCTCCCCGGGGCGCTGCTCAGCTACATCGGCCCGCTCACCGTCACCCCCACGGTGTCGCTCATCGGGCTCTCGGTCTTCCAGGCGGCCAGCGAGCGGGCAGGATCACACTGGGGCATCGCGGCGTT GTCCATCTTCCTGATCGTGCTATTTGCCCAGTACCTGCGAAATGTCACCCTCCGCCTGCCCGGCTACTGCTGGGGCAGAGGCTTCGTCCTGCTCCGCGTGCAGATCTTCAAGATGTTCCCG ATCATCCTGGCCATCACGGTGATGTGGCTGCTCTGCTACCTGCTGACACGTGCCGACATCTTCCCCAGCCAGCCCGAGGCCTACGGCTACAAGGCGCGGACGGACGCGCGGGGCGAGATCCTCTCCGTGGCGCCCTGGTTCCGCGTCCCCTACCCGT GTCAGTGGGGCCTGCCCACGGTGACCGCCGCGGCCGTGCTGGGCATGTTCAGCGCCACGCTGGCGGGCATCATTGAGTCCATCGGGGACTACTACTCCTGCGCCCGGCTGGCGGGAGCACCGGCCCCTCCTGTGCACGCCATCAACAG GGGCattttcacagaagggatctccTGCATCATAGCCGGGCTGCTGGGAACAGGCAACGGCtccacctcctccagccccaaCATCGGCGTCCTGGGCATCACGAAG GTGGGAAGCAGAAGAGTGATACAGTACGGAGCTGGGATCATGCTCGTTTTAGGAACCATCGGCAAGTTCACCGCTCTGTTTGCCTCGCTCCCAGACCCGATCCTCGGAGGGATGTTCTGCACGTTATTCG GCATGATCACAGCTGTTGGCCTTTCCAACCTGCAGTTCGTTGACATGAACTCCTCCCGCAACCTTTTTGTGCTGGGATTTGCCATGTTTTTTGGGCTGACGCTGCCAAACTACTTGGATTCTCAACCCAATGCCATCGACACAG GTGTCCCCGAACTGGACCAAATATTGACGGTGCTATTAACAACGGAGATGTTTGTTGGGGGGACCATTGCCTTCATACTGGACAACACCATTCCAG GGACACAAGAGGAGCGGGGCCTGGTTCAGTGGAAGGCCGGAGCGCACTCGGACAGCACAACAGCAGCAAGCTTGAAAAGCTACGATTTTCCTTTTGGGATGAACGTTGTGAGAAGAATCTGGTGGCTGAAGTACGTGCCAATTTGCCCAGGCTTCCGAGGATTTAACTTGAGAACAAAGAGAAATTGTGATTCAACCGAAAACATGCAAGATAACACAGACAACCTCTCTGTATGTACGAAGGTCTGA
- the MZB1 gene encoding marginal zone B- and B1-cell-specific protein encodes MRPLLAACVALSFVAGRKAEDMCGGPPAPAQPSHSMSSPRLSAEETHSAHMPEHLRCDACRAIAFQIREHLGKAESKRSPSRKAGAELRESEYMEALEKSCSQSWDSYGVLEVNGEKRLAGPGLLSQEPMSVMIMGGPWPGRLHKMCHSYVGELGEEQLYQAHRSGPAALEELLCHGAKGACAGLRSAKGRAPAPAKALQNEL; translated from the exons ATGCggccgctgctggcagcctgCGTGGCCCTGAGCTTCGTCGCAGGGAGGAAGGCCGAGGACATGTGCGGCGGCCCCCCAGCGCCCGCGCAGCCGAGCCACTCGATGTCCTCGCCGCGGCTCAGCGCCGAGGAGACCCACTCGGCCCACATGCCTGAGCACCTCCGCTGCGACGCCTGCCGCGCCATCGCCTTCCAG ATCCGGGAGCACCTGGGCAAGGCCGAGTCCAAGCGGTCGCCCAGCAGGAAGGCGGGTGCTGAGCTGCGTGAGTCCGAGTACATGGAGGCGCTGGAGAAGAGCTGCTCGCAGAGCTGGGACAG CTACGGCGTGCTGGAGGTGAACGGGGAGAAGCGcctggcggggccggggctgctgagCCAGGAGCCCATGAGCGTGATGATAATGGGGGGACCATGGCCGGGCAG GTTGCACAAGATGTGCCACAGCTACGTGGGCGAGCTGGGCGAGGAGCAGCTCTACCAGGCGCACCGCAGCGGGCCCGCCgcgctggaggagctgctgtgccacGGCGCCAAGGGCGCCTGCGCCGGGCTGCGCAGCGCCaagggccgggcgcccgcccCCGCCAAGGCGCTGCAGAATGAGCTGtag
- the SPATA24 gene encoding spermatogenesis-associated protein 24 → MAAEAAGAEALLPGQLRRLAEAQAALTERRGRGGWGLPGVPPGASPWQWPLGFPTQQGRPQRGALGRPGGTWVAWAGWGRSPRLGSPRPPGRAGPDALPRLAFQESFVSRADYDAVVRRLQEEESAHARTKDLLTKESEKLDFALGEVEVLSRQLKREKQIFEKTLDSVKSKALAELTQKDKLINKCNEIKSHIVKQEDVLKDKEKEIQALQRCITQQKRMLKTQVSELKIQKQQELYIAQVLEKKQRKGFK, encoded by the exons atggcggcggaggcggcgggcgctgaAGCGCTGCTGCCTGGGCAGCTGCGGCGCCTCGCCGAGGCGCAGGCGGCCCTCACTGAGCGGCGG GGGCGGGGTGGGTGGGGCCTGCCCGGGGTGCCTCCGGGGGCCTCCCCATGGCAGTGGCCCCTGGGGTTCCCCACGCAGCAGGGGAggccgcagcgcggggccctGGGGCGACCGGGCGGCACTTGGGTAGCCTGGGCCGGGTGGGGGCGGTCTCCCAGACTGGGGTCCCCAAGGCCGCCCGGCCGTGCTGGCCCTGACGCCCTGCCGCGGCTTGCCTTCCAGGAGAGCTTCGTTAGCCGGGCGGATTACGACGCCGTGGTGAGGAGGCTGCAG GAAGAGGAGAGCGCGCACGCGAGGACCAAAGACCTGCTCACCAAGGAATCGGAGAAGCTGGACTTTGCGCTGGGCGAAGTGGAGGTTTTGTCCCGGCAGctcaagagagaaaaacagatctttGAGAAAAC GCTTGACAGCGTTAAGAGTAAAGCACTTGCAGAACTGACACAAAAAGACAAGTTAATAAACAAATGCAATG AAATAAAAAGCCACATCGTGAAGCAGGAGGATGTGCTGAAGGACAAGGAGAAGGAGATCCAGGCGCTGCAGCGCTGCATCACCCAGCAGAAGCGGATGCTCAA GACCCAAGTGTCCGAGTTAAAGATACAGAAGCAGCAAGAATTGTACATAGCTCAAGTGCTagaaaagaagcagaggaaaggTTTCAAGTGA